The following proteins are co-located in the Bradysia coprophila strain Holo2 chromosome X unlocalized genomic scaffold, BU_Bcop_v1 contig_130, whole genome shotgun sequence genome:
- the LOC119067847 gene encoding ribosome production factor 2 homolog, with the protein MSLLRIKKPTTRKGKKILLAREPQLHEKVKNTLFIEGRKCSGDVKQALKDLYHIKKPLCKVLTRSNDISPFEDTSSLQYLSEKNDCTLFMFGSTSKKRPDNLVLGRMYEHELLDMVELGIKQYKGLQDFKNDKIGTCVKPCLVFNGPKWGQTEEYRRLKSLFIDAFHRDTVQAIRLQGIEHVLSFTVTDDNLVMLRSYKVLLKKSGHKTPRIELTEIGPSIDFSIRRTKIASDDLYKLSRKQPKQLRVTKKKNVTRDELGNTHGRVHVGKQNVMKVQTRKVRALRATPEEKKAKRQLKKAELRKAKAAA; encoded by the exons ATGTCGCTCCTCAGAATTAA AAAACCCACCACACGTAAAGGCAAAAAGATTTTATTGGCTCGAGAACCTCAACTTCacgaaaaagtcaaaaacacATTGTTCATTGAAGGACGAAAATGTTCAGGTGATGTTAAACAAGCGCTGAAGGACCTTTATCACATTAAGAAGCCACTTTGCAAAGTATTGACTAGAAGCAATGATATCTCCCCATTCGAAGATACATCATCATTACAATA TTTATCCGAGAAGAATGATTGCACACTCTTTATGTTCGGATCAACGTCGAAAAAGCGGCCCGACAATTTAGTCCTTGGACGCATGTATGAACATGAATTGCTAGATATGGTGGAATTGGGCATTAAGCAGTACAAAGGTCTGCAGGATTtcaaaaacgataaaattggCACCTGCGTCAAACCATGCTTGGTGTTCAACGGTCCGAAATGGGGTCAAACAGAAGAGTATCGACGattgaaatcactttttatCGATGCATTCCACAGGGATACG GTTCAAGCAATACGACTTCAGGGTATCGAGCATGTGCTCAGTTTTACGGTAACTGACGACAATTTGGTGATGCTGCGATCGTATAaagttttattgaagaaatctGGTCACAAGACTCCTCGTATTGAGTTAACCGAAATCG GTCCATCGATTGACTTTTCCATTCGTCGAACGAAAATTGCCTCTGACGATCTCTACAAACTGTCAAGGAAACAGCCGAAACAATTGAGAGTGACCAAAAAGAAGAATGTCACTCGCGATGAATTGGGTAACACACACGGCCGTGTTCATGTTGGAAAGCAGAATGTTATGAAAGTGCAAACCAGAAAGGTTCGGGCGTTGCGGGCTACACCCGAAGAAAAGAAGGCGAAGAGACAACTGAAAAAGGCCGAATTGAGGAAGGCCAAAGCTGCTGCTTGA
- the LOC119067850 gene encoding flavin reductase (NADPH), whose translation MGKIAIFGGTGMTGECAVDHALKIGKNVRLLYRTEETVQRFKDKVELVKGDVTNLADVEKTLEGTDAVCVVLGTRNSLEPTTVLSTGMQNIIDGMKTHQLTKVSVCLSSFLFWEPEKVPKQFEHLNAEHKKMMDLLKPSGLDFIAVHPPHIANEPSGEFKIAYGESPGGRVISKYDLGKFLIDSLDQSEHYGKIVGICKV comes from the exons ATGGGAAAAATTGCGATATTTGGTGGAACTGGAATGACTGGCGAATGTGCCGTCGATCATGCCTTGAAAATAG GAAAAAATGTTCGATTGCTCTACCGGACCGAAGAGACCGTTCAACGATTTAAAGACAAAGTGGAGCTAGTGAAAGGTGACGTCACCAATTTGGCCGATGTCGAGAAGACTCTTGAAGGAACCGATGCAGTATGTGTAGTTCTAGGAACTCGTAATAGCCTAGAGCCGACCACTGTTTTGTCGACAGGCATGCAGAATATAATTGATGGAATGAAGACGCACCAATTGACAAAGGTGTCGGTTTGTCTATCGTCGTTTCTATTTTGGGAACCGGAGAAAGTACCCAAGCAATTCGAGCATTTGAATGCAGAACATAAGAAGATGATGGACTTGCTGAAACCATCCGGTTTGGATTTCATTGCCGTTCATCCTCCACACATTGCCAATGAACCTTCCGGTGAATTCAAAATTGCATATGGTGAATCTCCCGGTGGTCGTGTCATATCGAAGTATGATTTGGGTAAATTTCTAATTGATTCACTGGACCAAAGTGAGCATTATGGAAAGATCGTTGGCATTTGTAAAGTGTAA
- the LOC119067851 gene encoding uncharacterized protein LOC119067851 yields MGSLDKACIAGFLCRLCSEMHRTVIHIYGDKGRSLGLAQKINDYLPVTITPTDPLPKTICESCMGRVEQHHDLMVKMTKSRVHFAQLRQVRMQLHRYSQSTNSQSEASSVEISNRVPTNEVRRTSQSHNNDNQINDDDDDDASSNDSDENI; encoded by the exons ATGGGCAGTTTAGATAAGGCTTGCATAGCAGGATTTTTGTGTCGCTTATGTTCGGAAATGCACAGAACAGTTATTCACATATATGGTGATAAGGGAAGAAGCTTAGGATTAGCACAAAAGATAAATGACTATTTACCTGTAACA ATCACACCAACCGATCCACTACCAAAAACAATATGTGAATCTTGTATGGGTCGAGTTGAACAACATCATGATCTAATGGTTAAAATGACTAAGAGCCGGGTACACTTTGCACAACTGCGACAGGTTCGAATGCAATTGCATAGATATTCCCAATCAACAAACAGTCAAAGTGAAGCTTCATCTGTTGAAATCAGCAATAGAGTGCCAACGAATGAAGTTAGGAGAACGTCACAATCACATAACAATGATAATCAAATaaatgatgacgatgatgatgatgctaGTAGTAATGATTCGGATGAAAATATATag